A window of the Candidatus Abyssobacteria bacterium SURF_5 genome harbors these coding sequences:
- a CDS encoding zinc ABC transporter substrate-binding protein, whose protein sequence is MNRLTTYLVLLPTTGERKKLRKILAGVFSGLFLVLALTICSGGCQGEPPRSAEKPKVAATIFPLYDIVRNIAGDKMEVVLILPPGASPHTIELTPQHVRRLENSRLVFRIGHGLDDWTGRFTEFLEDGKAVIVDEGVELVSAGEEQHGQEDGHAHNGVNPHYWLSVKNAQIIADHVLEKLIEVDAQNEQTYRNQAALYKDRLQHLELELKQQLEPFQGEELITFHDSWVYYAREFDLVIVGNIEPFPGRQPTPRYLASLQEQIRRYDIRVLFSEPQLSSESVEAFVADLGLELYVLDPIGGVAGRESYIDLMKYNTNTIVEALSHGRE, encoded by the coding sequence ATTAACCGTCTGACTACCTATTTGGTCCTGCTTCCGACCACCGGGGAGAGAAAGAAATTGAGAAAGATCTTGGCGGGGGTATTTTCGGGCCTGTTTCTTGTTTTGGCGCTGACAATATGCTCCGGCGGCTGTCAGGGAGAGCCGCCTCGATCCGCTGAAAAACCCAAAGTGGCGGCAACGATATTCCCTTTATATGATATTGTCAGGAACATTGCAGGGGACAAGATGGAGGTGGTCCTTATTCTGCCGCCGGGAGCGAGTCCGCACACCATCGAGTTGACGCCCCAGCACGTGCGGCGCCTGGAAAACAGCCGTCTCGTATTCCGTATCGGGCACGGGCTCGACGATTGGACCGGCAGGTTCACCGAATTTCTTGAGGATGGGAAGGCGGTAATCGTAGATGAAGGAGTGGAGCTTGTCTCTGCAGGAGAAGAGCAGCACGGGCAAGAGGATGGGCATGCTCATAATGGAGTCAACCCTCATTATTGGCTTTCGGTCAAGAATGCGCAGATCATAGCTGACCATGTTTTGGAGAAGCTCATCGAAGTGGACGCTCAAAATGAGCAAACATACAGGAATCAGGCCGCATTATATAAGGACCGCCTGCAGCATTTGGAATTGGAGCTGAAGCAACAACTCGAGCCGTTTCAGGGTGAGGAATTGATCACGTTTCACGATTCGTGGGTTTATTACGCCCGCGAGTTCGACCTCGTGATTGTCGGAAACATTGAGCCGTTTCCCGGAAGGCAGCCGACTCCGCGCTATCTGGCGAGCCTGCAGGAGCAAATTCGGAGGTATGACATTCGCGTTCTTTTCTCGGAACCGCAGCTTTCATCCGAATCGGTTGAAGCATTCGTTGCCGATTTGGGGCTGGAACTGTATGTACTCGATCCGATTGGCGGCGTTGCGGGTCGGGAAAGCTACATTGACTTGATGAAATACAACACAAATACGATCGTTGAGGCTCTCTCCCATGGACGAGAATAG
- a CDS encoding glucose-6-phosphate isomerase yields MSAMTKAHPQRIVLDYTNLMEQAVGPDHGISQKELRAEFGRLKEIAKSFRKMRREGRLAFLDLPYQEQWVREIEAYARRLPKVVDNFVVIGIGGSALGNIMLHSALNHPEYNSLPRRRRGPRMFFLDNVDPDRTLSLLQVLDPRKTVFNVITKSGDTAETMSNFLIARAWLMRAVGRQSLARHIVATTDRVKGHLRKIADAEGYQTFEVPDGVGGRFSVLTPVGLLSAAVSGINIRQLLRGAASMDEACTAADARRNPAAINAALHYLLDTRKGKRISVMMPYAHRLRDFADWYRQLWAESLGKEYSLDGKRVYTGQTPVKALGATDQHSQLQLYMEGPFDKVVTFLAVRSYPREIKIPSAFREMEGISYLGGQPLGDLLKAEQESSALALTKNSRPNCTIVLPEISPFVIGQLIYLYEVQTAFAGALYNINPFDQPGVELGKKYACGMMGRKGYEEYKREVKRSRKGRKLTV; encoded by the coding sequence AAGGAGATCGCAAAATCCTTCCGCAAGATGCGGCGCGAGGGGCGGCTTGCATTTCTGGATTTGCCCTACCAGGAGCAATGGGTGCGCGAGATCGAGGCATACGCGCGGCGACTGCCGAAAGTGGTCGACAATTTTGTGGTGATCGGAATCGGGGGATCCGCTCTCGGCAACATCATGCTTCATTCGGCGCTCAACCATCCTGAATATAATTCTCTCCCGCGCAGGCGGAGAGGCCCGCGTATGTTCTTTCTGGACAATGTGGATCCCGACCGGACGCTGTCTCTGCTGCAGGTGCTTGACCCGCGAAAGACGGTATTCAACGTGATCACCAAGTCGGGCGATACGGCGGAAACGATGAGTAATTTTCTGATTGCCCGCGCATGGCTGATGCGGGCGGTGGGTAGGCAGTCGCTTGCGCGGCATATCGTGGCGACGACGGACAGGGTTAAAGGCCATCTTCGAAAGATTGCGGATGCGGAAGGTTATCAGACGTTTGAGGTGCCGGATGGAGTTGGAGGCCGTTTCTCGGTTCTGACGCCGGTCGGACTCCTTTCGGCTGCGGTATCAGGCATCAACATAAGGCAGCTGCTAAGAGGCGCCGCCTCGATGGATGAGGCATGCACCGCCGCAGACGCGAGGAGGAATCCCGCCGCCATCAATGCAGCACTTCATTATTTGCTTGACACGCGCAAGGGAAAGAGAATCTCGGTTATGATGCCATACGCACACCGGCTGCGCGATTTTGCCGACTGGTACCGGCAGCTCTGGGCGGAGAGCCTGGGGAAGGAGTACTCGCTCGATGGCAAGCGGGTTTACACGGGTCAAACTCCGGTGAAAGCGCTGGGTGCGACCGATCAACATTCGCAGCTCCAACTCTACATGGAGGGACCTTTCGACAAGGTAGTCACGTTTCTTGCCGTTCGCTCCTATCCGCGCGAGATCAAAATCCCATCAGCTTTCAGGGAGATGGAGGGTATTTCGTATCTTGGCGGGCAGCCGCTCGGCGATCTGCTGAAGGCCGAACAGGAATCGAGCGCGCTGGCTCTGACGAAGAATTCGCGGCCGAATTGCACTATCGTTCTGCCGGAGATCAGTCCGTTCGTAATCGGGCAATTGATTTACCTGTATGAAGTGCAAACGGCATTCGCGGGTGCGCTCTACAATATAAATCCGTTCGATCAGCCGGGGGTCGAGTTGGGGAAGAAATACGCCTGCGGGATGATGGGGCGAAAAGGGTACGAAGAATACAAGCGTGAAGTTAAGCGCAGCCGCAAGGGCAGAAAATTAACCGTCTGA